One Mercurialis annua linkage group LG3, ddMerAnnu1.2, whole genome shotgun sequence DNA window includes the following coding sequences:
- the LOC126672704 gene encoding secreted RxLR effector protein 161-like — translation MDKANPLSTPMVVETDQFCLCEENKDILGPEVPYLSAIGALMYLGNCTRPDISFSVNLLARFSLAPTKRHWNRIKHIFRYFCGSTDLNLFYSNDTKIELIGYADASYFSDPLKIRSQTGYIFTSKGIAISWRSQKQTIVATSLNQSELFALHEANREFHKSPTVICEDNAACIAQIKEGYVKSDRTKHIPPRFFSYTQELIKNQKIDIQYVQSNNNSSDLFTKLLPTAIFRKHVHNIGI, via the exons atGGATAAAGCAAATCCTTTAAGTACTCCTATGGTTGTTGAAACTGATCAATTTTGTCTTTGTGAAGAAAATAAAGATATTCTTGGTCCTGAAGTACCATATCTCAGTGCAATCGGAGCACTTATGTATCTTGGGAATTGCACTCGTCCTGACATATCCTTTTCAGTAAATTTATTAGCAAGATTCAGTTTGGCTCCTACGAAGAGACACTGGAACAGAATCAAACATATATTTCGTTATTTTTGTGGAAGCACTgatcttaacttattttattctaaCGATACAAAAATAGAATTGATTGGTTATGCAGATGCAAGTTATTTTTCTGATCCTCTTAAGATTAGGTCTCAAACTGGATATATATTTACAAGTAAAGGTATTGCAATTTCTTGGCGATCACAGAAACAAACAATTGTAGCCACTTCCTTAAATCAATCTGAACTTTTTGCATTACATGAAGCAAATAGAGAAT TTCATAAAAGTCCAACTGTGATATGTGAAGATAATGCTGCATGTATAGCACAAATCAAGGAAGGGTATGTCAAGAGTGATAGAACCAAACATATACCTCCAAGATTCTTTTCATACACTCAAGAACTTATAAAGAATCAAAAAATTGACATCCAGTATGttcaatcaaataataattcatctGATCTCTTCACCAAGTTACTTCCTACAGCAATATTTAGAAAACATGTCCATAACATTGGAATCTAA
- the LOC126672705 gene encoding berberine bridge enzyme-like 17: MKKTSVYIAILGFLILMCSVPLSRSDSALDSFIQCLNNQTNPSYPILETVFLLGNSSFNSTLQAYIKNLRFLTPTTPRPLAIVAAKHESHVQATVLCAKSHDLQIRIRSGGHDYEGLSYTSQVPFIVLDMFNLREIDVQVDKGYAWVESGAILGELYYKIANQSNDTLGFPAGVCPTLGAGGHISGGGYGNLMRKYGLSVDNIVDAKIVDVNGRIMDRTSMGEDLFWAIRGGGGASFGVILSWKINLVQVPNPVTVFRVGRKLDEGATDIFYKWQQVATKLDNDLFIRVMPIASNGSIEVFFIGQFLGKIDRLLPLMNTSFPELGLQRRDCHEMKWIESILFWAEFPNGTSIDVLLDRPPKSPIFLKSKSDYVKDVIPKSSIDEIWKLMIKVGEMWIQFNPYGGKMSEISDCATPFPHRAGNICLIQYGLVWIEEGIIENKLNSSREMYESMAPFVSKNPREALQNYRDLDIGSNPSNVTDFKEAEIYGHKYFKNNFLRLTKVKAKVDPDNFFKHEQSIPPFVVKEER, encoded by the coding sequence ATGAAGAAAACTTCAGTCTATATAGCAATATTAGGGTTTCTGATACTTATGTGTTCAGTTCCTTTATCAAGATCTGATTCAGCTCTAGATAGTTTTATCCAATGCCTTAATAATCAAACTAATCCGTCGTATCCGATTCTTGAAACCGTTTTTCTCCTTGGTAATTCTTCATTCAATTCTACACTACAAGCTTACATCAAAAACCTTAGATTTTTAACCCCTACAACCCCAAGACCGCTTGCTATTGTAGCTGCAAAGCATGAATCTCATGTCCAAGCAACAGTTCTTTGCGCCAAGTCTCATGACTTGCAAATCCGAATTCGGAGTGGTGGACATGATTACGAAGGTCTTTCGTATACATCTCAAGTGCCATTTATTGTTCTTGATATGTTCAATCTTAGAGAAATTGATGTTCAAGTTGATAAAGGCTATGCATGGGTTGAATCTGGGGCAATTCTTGGTGAACTGTACTATAAGATTGCGAACCAAAGCAATGACACACTCGGTTTTCCTGCCGGAGTTTGCCCTACTCTTGGTGCTGGAGGTCACATTAGCGGTGGCGGATATGGAAACTTGATGAGAAAATATGGATTATCCGTCGATAATATCGTTGATGCCAAAATAGTTGATGTCAACGGTAGAATCATGGATAGAACATCAATGGGAGAAGATTTATTTTGGGCGATACGAGGCGGTGGAGGAGCAAGCTTCGGTGTTATTCTTTCATGGAAGATCAATTTAGTTCAAGTTCCTAATCCGGTTACCGTATTTCGGGTTGGCAGAAAACTGGATGAAGGAGCAACCGATATTTTCTATAAGTGGCAACAAGTTGCTACAAAATTAGATAACGATCTTTTCATAAGAGTAATGCCAATAGCTTCTAACGGTAGCATTGAAGTATTTTTTATTGGGCAGTTTCTCGGAAAAATCGATAGACTTCTTCCATTGATGAACACGAGCTTTCCCGAATTAGGGTTACAACGACGGGATTGTCATGAAATGAAATGGATCGAATCGATACTTTTTTGGGCAGAATTCCCTAATGGAACATCCATTGATGTTTTACTCGATAGGCCCCCTAAGTCACCaatctttttaaaatctaaatctGATTATGTAAAAGATGTGATCCCTAAATCAAGTATAGATGAGATATGGAAATTGATGATCAAAGTAGGGGAAATGTGGATACAATTTAACCCGTACGGAGGAAAAATGAGTGAGATTTCCGATTGCGCAACGCCTTTTCCACATCGAGCTGGAAACATATGCTTGATACAATATGGATTAGTGTGGATAGAAGAAGGgattatagaaaataaattaaattcttcaagAGAAATGTATGAATCAATGGCTCCATTTGTTAGTAAGAATCCAAGGGAAGCATTACAGAACTATAGAGATCTTGACATCGGTAGCAATCCAAGTAATGTCACAGACTTTAAAGAAGCTGAAATTTATGGgcataagtattttaaaaataacttctTAAGGTTGACCAAGGTGAAGGCTAAGGTTGATCCAGATAATTTCTTTAAGCATGAACAAAGTATTCCACCTTTTGTCGTAAAAGAAGAGagataa